Proteins co-encoded in one Rattus rattus isolate New Zealand chromosome 5, Rrattus_CSIRO_v1, whole genome shotgun sequence genomic window:
- the Eif3m gene encoding eukaryotic translation initiation factor 3 subunit M: protein MSVPAFIDISEEDQAAELRAYLKSKGAEISEENSEGGLHVDLAQIIEACDVCLKEDDKDVESVMNSVVSLLLILEPDKQEALIESLCEKLVKFREGERPSLRLQLLSNLFHGMDKNTPVRYTVYCSLIKVAASCGAIQYIPTELDQVRKWISDWKLTTEKKHTLLRLLYEALVDCKKSDAASKVMVELLGSYTEDNASQARVDAHRCIVRALKDPNAFLFDHLLTLKPVKFLEGELIHDLLTIFVSAKLASYVKFYQNNKDFIDSLGLLHEQNMAKMRLLTFMGMAVENKEISFDTMQQELQIGADDVEAFVIDAVRTKMVYCKIDQTQRKVVVSHSTHRTFGKQQWQQLYDTLNAWKQNLNKVKNSLLSLSDT, encoded by the exons ATGAGCGTCCCGGCCTTCATCGATATCAGCGAGGAAGACCAG GCCGCTGAACTTCGCGCTTATCTGAAATCAAAAGGAGCTGAGATCTCAGAAGAGAACTCGGAAGGTGGACTTCATGTAGACTTAGCTCAGATTATTGAAGCCTGTGATGTGTGTCTGAAGGAAGATGATAAag ATGTTGAAAGTGTGATGAACAGTGTGGTGTCCCTCCTGTTGATCCTGGAACCAGACAAGCAAGAAGCATTGATTGAAAGTCTGTGTGAAAAGTTGGTCAAGTTCCGGGAAGGCGAACGCCCATCTCTGAGACTACAATT GCTCAGCAACCTTTTCCATGGGATGGACAAGAATACTCCTGTAAGGTACACAGTGTACTGCAGCCTCATCAAAGTGGCGGCATCATGTGGGGCCATCCAGTACATCCCAACGGAACTGGACCAA GTGAGAAAGTGGATCTCTGACTGGAAGCTCACCACTGAAAAGAAACACACCCTCTTAAGACTTCTCTATGAGGCGCTTGTGGATTGTAAGAAAAG TGATGCTGCTTCAAAGGTCATGGTGGAATTGCTTGGGAGTTACACAGAAGACAATGCTTCCCAGGCTCGAGTTGATGCCCACAG GTGTATTGTGCGGGCACTGAAGGATCCAAATGCCTTTCTTTTTGACCATCTTCTTACTCTGAAGCCAGTCAAATTTTTGGAAGGCGAGCTTATCCATGAT TTATTGACCATTTTCGTGAGTGCTAAATTGGCATCATATGTCAAGTTCTATCAGAATAACAAAGACTTCATAGATTCACTTG GCTTGTTACATGAGCAAAATATGGCGAAAATGAGACTCCTCACCTTTATGGGAATGGCAGTGGAAAACAAAGAGATTTCTTTTGATACAATGCAGCAAGAGCTACAGATTGGAGCTGATGATGTTGAAGCATTTGTTATTGATG CTGTAAGAACTAAAATGGTCTACTGCAAAATCGATCAGACACAAAGAAAAGTAGTTGTCAG tCACAGCACACATCGGACATTTGGAAAACAGCAGTGGCAACAACTGTACGACACTCTTAATGCCTGGAAGCAGAACTTGAACAAAGTGAAAAATAGCCTTTTGAGTCTTTCAGATACCTGA